The following proteins are encoded in a genomic region of Natrarchaeobius halalkaliphilus:
- a CDS encoding peptidase M10A and M12B matrixin and adamalysin — protein sequence MVPITVNRRHVLGALGTATSLGTLAYATRDPVDTLEIRLWLSERAATYGTARRRVLEYLGRLLDFEFWTVDVSLGGTISVSTEDGALVTSSGEWPLAVTSGTVGPGDIEPASDVNLLVTDGQMRRAPTGYGLPHVASVGGARYLDSLEPFDDLVGTGADGDVERSIVPVRTPTRTMQVLLHEIGHALGLHHDHGVAFRYGDAVVATPMISTYAFDPTYDVDRSRCGTGFATLDDHERRLSLAFSRCARRELRTYTGGIGPRRTIGE from the coding sequence GTGGTACCGATCACCGTGAACCGCCGACACGTCCTCGGTGCGCTCGGCACGGCCACCTCGCTCGGAACCCTCGCGTACGCGACGCGAGATCCCGTCGACACCCTCGAGATTCGACTCTGGCTCTCGGAGCGGGCAGCGACGTACGGGACCGCTCGACGGCGAGTGCTCGAGTATCTGGGACGACTCCTCGACTTCGAGTTCTGGACGGTCGACGTATCGCTCGGCGGGACGATTTCGGTTTCCACCGAGGACGGTGCTCTCGTCACGAGTAGCGGCGAATGGCCGCTTGCCGTCACGTCCGGGACGGTCGGACCGGGCGACATCGAGCCCGCATCAGACGTCAATCTACTGGTGACGGACGGACAGATGCGGCGTGCGCCCACGGGGTACGGACTTCCGCACGTCGCGTCGGTCGGCGGTGCTCGCTATCTCGATTCGCTCGAGCCGTTCGACGACCTCGTCGGAACGGGAGCGGACGGTGACGTCGAGCGCTCGATCGTTCCCGTCAGAACGCCCACTCGGACGATGCAGGTGCTGCTCCACGAGATCGGTCACGCACTGGGGCTCCATCACGACCATGGCGTCGCGTTTCGATACGGCGACGCGGTCGTCGCGACGCCGATGATCAGCACCTACGCTTTCGATCCGACGTACGACGTCGATCGTTCTCGCTGCGGAACGGGTTTCGCGACTCTCGACGACCACGAACGTCGGCTCAGTCTCGCCTTCTCACGGTGTGCGCGCCGGGAGCTTCGGACCTATACCGGCGGAATCGGACCGCGCCGAACGATCGGGGAGTGA
- a CDS encoding potassium channel family protein — protein sequence MDPLEGEASSTSVEYEPISVKDVLIEMKDTAELLIDLSYSAVLHRNEDLAREVLRLEERMNVLELKARMSLLMAARNPDDAERLAPVLGIVAATDDISDAAGDIAKVVLEEMGLPEAMRAALPEATETLVRGVVDPDSPYAGRTLADIDLESETGVRVIALRRGDDWLLNPGPDTVIATDDVALLRGPDTVIGDVFETLTGTAHEFPSVDSPGIPDLERAVDTIVHMKNLSELAVDLAYSSILFDSAALAEEVRNLEVEVDAMQSRFEAWTLRAAADAEDPVVLRGLIRLGTSTEVISDAAIDISEGVLRDFDVHPVVQLAVQESDEIITRVEIEAGSDLDGTTVAAGVPDTESTMSVIAIRRPEEGWILVADSNTELRAGDVLISKGTRTAAERFEALSRV from the coding sequence ATGGATCCGCTCGAGGGTGAAGCGTCGTCGACGTCGGTCGAGTACGAGCCGATCAGTGTCAAGGACGTACTCATCGAGATGAAAGACACTGCGGAGCTGTTGATCGACCTCTCGTATTCGGCAGTGTTGCACCGTAACGAGGACCTGGCGCGGGAAGTGCTCCGCCTGGAAGAGCGAATGAACGTCCTCGAACTCAAAGCCCGAATGAGTCTGCTGATGGCCGCACGGAACCCCGACGATGCCGAACGGCTCGCACCCGTTCTGGGAATCGTCGCCGCAACGGACGATATCAGCGACGCCGCGGGCGATATCGCGAAGGTCGTTCTGGAGGAGATGGGACTCCCCGAAGCGATGCGGGCGGCGCTCCCCGAGGCCACGGAAACGCTCGTTCGCGGCGTCGTCGACCCCGACTCGCCCTACGCCGGTCGCACGCTCGCGGATATCGATCTCGAGTCCGAAACCGGCGTCCGCGTAATCGCGCTTCGGCGCGGCGACGACTGGTTGCTCAATCCCGGCCCGGACACGGTAATCGCGACCGACGACGTGGCGCTGCTTCGTGGCCCCGATACCGTAATCGGTGACGTCTTCGAAACGCTGACCGGGACGGCGCACGAGTTCCCCTCGGTCGATTCTCCCGGTATTCCGGACCTCGAGCGGGCCGTGGACACGATCGTCCACATGAAAAACCTCTCGGAGCTCGCGGTCGATCTGGCCTACAGCAGCATCCTCTTCGACAGTGCGGCGCTCGCTGAAGAGGTGCGTAACCTCGAGGTCGAGGTCGACGCCATGCAGTCGCGATTCGAGGCGTGGACGCTTCGGGCGGCCGCCGACGCGGAGGATCCGGTCGTTCTTCGCGGACTGATCCGACTGGGTACGAGTACGGAAGTGATCAGCGACGCCGCGATCGACATCAGTGAAGGGGTGCTTCGGGACTTCGACGTTCACCCGGTCGTCCAGCTCGCGGTTCAAGAGAGCGACGAGATCATCACGCGCGTCGAGATCGAGGCCGGCAGTGATCTGGACGGGACTACGGTGGCGGCCGGCGTTCCGGACACGGAGTCGACCATGTCGGTGATCGCGATTCGTCGGCCCGAGGAGGGCTGGATACTGGTTGCCGACTCGAACACCGAACTCCGGGCCGGGGACGTCCTCATCTCGAAGGGGACTCGAACGGCTGCGGAGAGGTTCGAAGCGCTCTCGCGGGTGTAA
- a CDS encoding ribbon-helix-helix domain-containing protein, translating into MAKDTVRYPDEVVEEIDTLVQDGMFESKSEFYRFSAEYVLTLVNPDHDVKTFNYDEIKTELDISDADHGKALGTDGGTFFLDAVITVRKQGLRGNYEAAERFIDTHYDATDQECIILEELLGTYRNGPE; encoded by the coding sequence ATGGCGAAAGATACCGTCAGATATCCCGACGAAGTCGTCGAGGAGATCGACACTCTCGTCCAAGACGGTATGTTCGAAAGTAAATCCGAGTTCTACCGGTTCTCCGCGGAGTACGTTCTGACGCTCGTCAATCCGGATCACGACGTGAAGACGTTCAATTACGACGAAATCAAGACCGAACTCGACATCTCCGACGCCGACCACGGAAAAGCCCTGGGTACGGACGGCGGAACCTTTTTCCTAGATGCCGTTATCACCGTCCGAAAACAGGGACTCCGCGGCAACTACGAGGCCGCAGAGCGGTTCATCGACACCCATTACGATGCAACCGATCAGGAGTGTATCATCCTCGAGGAACTGCTCGGAACCTACCGAAACGGACCGGAGTGA
- a CDS encoding AAA family ATPase, which translates to MNVVICGPPGTGKTTTTTELGRRLEKDGTPVRNYHSDDFSRRTYDRLYEQVRNAPDEGFCLIDGTFYRREWHTLFRTLEPVRFVRLTASLETCLERNRHRDDAIDEQGVQVVYREFEPPEADLVIDTDERTPRETVDRITSRLRIWQESPRLAP; encoded by the coding sequence GTGAACGTCGTTATCTGTGGACCGCCGGGAACCGGGAAAACCACGACCACGACGGAGCTCGGTCGCCGTCTCGAGAAAGACGGAACTCCCGTGCGGAACTATCACTCCGACGACTTCTCGAGGCGGACCTACGACAGACTGTACGAGCAGGTTCGGAACGCGCCGGATGAGGGATTTTGTCTGATCGACGGAACCTTCTACCGGCGCGAGTGGCACACCCTGTTTCGAACCCTCGAGCCCGTTCGATTCGTTCGGCTCACTGCTAGCCTCGAGACCTGCCTCGAGCGCAATCGACACCGCGACGACGCGATCGACGAGCAGGGCGTCCAGGTCGTTTACCGCGAGTTCGAGCCGCCGGAGGCCGATCTCGTTATCGACACCGACGAACGAACCCCTCGGGAGACGGTCGATCGAATCACGTCTCGGCTACGAATCTGGCAGGAATCTCCACGTCTCGCCCCGTGA
- a CDS encoding MTH865 family protein yields MVDETDIREQMIEAFEGAEYPISSPMDLVPALPNGPGTSFESGEFSMTAMELNTKTSGGDFPYDDVETFVDDIIEDLKEQGEL; encoded by the coding sequence ATGGTAGACGAAACCGACATCCGCGAGCAGATGATCGAGGCGTTCGAAGGCGCAGAGTATCCGATTTCGAGTCCGATGGATCTCGTTCCAGCGCTTCCGAACGGGCCTGGAACGTCGTTCGAGTCCGGGGAGTTCTCGATGACGGCGATGGAACTGAATACGAAGACGTCGGGTGGTGACTTCCCGTACGACGACGTGGAAACGTTCGTCGACGACATCATCGAGGATCTCAAAGAACAGGGTGAACTGTAG
- a CDS encoding bacterio-opsin activator domain-containing protein, whose protein sequence is MNNETRSELIVLVSGERAGESRLSSRLREETTARVRSISVDELETVLEANCPVGVVFEIDDPDVLRDRVDLVRSMAIDLPIVVVPERGSEALATAALRGGATDYVSAGSDEAVARILEPIRTTGRSARDPDGDFRRILANELPDEAFVIGEDGTCLEARFRARSEGLYSVSADSLVGMNLTEFVPDETAASLQDCVDRTLRTGNVQSIEYDLETTDGCRRFDARVVPVEEWIEGRRAVIWLARDITERANRERELRSRQAQLETLNRINAVVRQVIETLVDAPGRDAIERGVCDQLVESELYCGSWIAEWTGNDELAYRTGSGGATEYLSCARETTSSSDCPFRRAARTGEIQTINRILEREPFPHPLQGAAREDGIRAAIAVPITHNETTYGVLSVLSGRADAFSDSEQTSFDLLGETIGFTIMAIKNRQLLFADSVVELEFRINGGETFSFDISREYGCSCTLEWAGTTTGGRTYQFVTIDGIDGETALEAANEHESVEECQLVQDGTEGCTLELRLRDSGVRTLTNHGVTIRDVVVESDVGTCLIEVPQSANVREISNALGRVYDQTELVARRDVDRPVRTAAERHDRILDELTERQLTTLRLAYYGGFFDWPRERTGEEIASSMNISPPTMHQHLRKGLKTILGEFFEATATSE, encoded by the coding sequence ATGAACAACGAGACTCGAAGCGAGTTGATCGTTCTCGTATCTGGAGAGCGAGCGGGGGAAAGTCGCCTGTCAAGTAGGCTGCGTGAGGAGACGACGGCTCGAGTGCGGTCGATTTCGGTCGACGAACTCGAGACGGTACTCGAAGCGAACTGTCCGGTAGGCGTCGTTTTCGAGATCGATGACCCCGATGTCCTCCGCGACCGCGTCGATCTCGTTCGGTCGATGGCGATCGATCTGCCGATCGTCGTGGTCCCAGAGCGGGGCAGTGAAGCTCTCGCAACGGCAGCGCTTCGAGGTGGAGCGACCGACTACGTTTCGGCCGGGAGCGACGAGGCAGTCGCTCGGATCCTCGAGCCGATCCGAACGACGGGGAGATCAGCGCGTGATCCAGACGGTGATTTCCGTCGCATTCTCGCGAACGAACTGCCCGACGAGGCGTTCGTCATCGGGGAGGACGGGACGTGTCTCGAGGCGAGATTTCGGGCGCGATCGGAGGGGCTGTATTCGGTTTCAGCCGACAGTCTGGTCGGGATGAACCTCACCGAGTTCGTTCCCGACGAAACCGCAGCGTCGTTGCAGGACTGTGTCGATCGGACGCTCAGGACCGGGAACGTACAGTCGATCGAGTACGATCTGGAGACGACCGACGGCTGCCGACGGTTCGACGCTCGAGTGGTGCCAGTCGAGGAGTGGATCGAAGGTCGTCGGGCGGTCATCTGGCTGGCACGCGACATCACGGAGCGGGCGAATCGAGAGCGAGAACTCCGTTCGCGCCAGGCGCAACTCGAGACGCTCAATCGTATCAATGCGGTCGTCAGACAGGTTATCGAGACGCTGGTCGATGCACCCGGGCGCGACGCGATCGAACGAGGAGTCTGCGATCAGCTCGTCGAGTCGGAGCTGTACTGCGGATCCTGGATAGCCGAGTGGACCGGCAACGACGAACTCGCGTATCGAACCGGTTCCGGCGGGGCGACCGAATATCTCTCGTGCGCGAGAGAGACCACGTCCAGTTCGGACTGCCCGTTCCGACGAGCAGCACGAACCGGTGAGATACAGACGATCAACCGTATTCTCGAGCGCGAACCGTTTCCACACCCACTTCAGGGGGCTGCCCGAGAGGACGGCATTCGGGCCGCTATCGCCGTTCCGATCACCCACAACGAGACGACGTACGGCGTTCTGTCCGTTCTTTCGGGCCGTGCCGACGCGTTCAGCGATAGCGAGCAGACGAGTTTCGACTTACTCGGTGAGACGATCGGATTCACGATCATGGCGATCAAGAACCGACAGCTGCTGTTCGCGGATAGCGTCGTCGAACTCGAGTTTCGAATTAACGGTGGGGAGACGTTTTCGTTCGATATCTCGAGGGAGTACGGCTGCTCCTGTACGCTCGAGTGGGCGGGAACGACCACCGGCGGACGGACGTATCAGTTCGTGACGATCGATGGAATCGACGGTGAAACGGCTCTCGAAGCGGCCAACGAACACGAATCCGTCGAGGAGTGTCAACTGGTTCAGGACGGTACCGAGGGCTGTACGCTCGAGTTGCGCCTGCGTGACTCCGGCGTTCGGACGCTGACGAACCACGGCGTGACCATCCGGGATGTCGTGGTGGAAAGCGACGTCGGGACCTGTCTCATCGAGGTTCCACAGAGCGCAAACGTCAGGGAGATTTCGAATGCACTCGGTCGCGTGTACGACCAGACGGAGCTCGTGGCCCGTCGAGACGTCGACCGACCGGTTCGAACAGCAGCGGAGCGACACGATCGCATCCTCGATGAGCTTACCGAGCGACAGTTGACGACGCTTCGACTCGCGTACTACGGTGGATTCTTCGATTGGCCACGTGAGCGCACAGGCGAGGAAATCGCTAGCAGCATGAACATTTCACCGCCGACGATGCACCAGCATCTCCGGAAAGGACTCAAAACGATTCTCGGAGAGTTCTTCGAGGCCACAGCGACATCCGAGTAA
- the cofG gene encoding 7,8-didemethyl-8-hydroxy-5-deazariboflavin synthase subunit CofG, giving the protein MIPGASEYGVDIAVDEADVEALCSIEPADVEAPAALTFARNVFVPLTTACRYTCTYCTYFDPPGQASLLSLEEVRKICRRGADAGCTEALFTFGDDPDDRYTDIYDQLVTWGHDSIHSYLREACEVALAEGLLPHANPGDQTREQMAEVADVNASMGVMLESTATVDAHAGPRRKEPGQRLQTIRTAGELDVAFTTGILVGIGETWRDRAESLLAITELHERYDHVQEVIVQPVVNNERWSEGSPDTETMRRVTAMARVALPEEVSVQVPPNLAPARELIDCGVDDLGGVSPVTDDHINPEYAWPALRELEEIAASSDLPLRERLPVYERFFPPALRPDGFDDVAASGREWISPPIREALSADDDAGERYRRVLESSENRTFS; this is encoded by the coding sequence ATGATTCCCGGGGCGAGCGAGTACGGCGTCGATATCGCGGTCGACGAGGCGGACGTCGAAGCGTTGTGCTCGATCGAACCCGCTGACGTCGAAGCACCTGCCGCGTTGACGTTCGCACGAAACGTCTTCGTTCCCCTGACTACCGCGTGTCGGTACACCTGTACCTACTGCACCTACTTCGACCCGCCGGGGCAGGCGTCGCTCCTCTCGCTCGAGGAAGTCCGAAAAATCTGCCGACGGGGTGCTGACGCCGGCTGTACGGAGGCGTTGTTCACCTTCGGTGACGACCCGGACGACCGCTACACCGACATCTACGACCAGCTCGTGACGTGGGGCCACGACTCGATCCACTCGTACCTACGGGAGGCCTGCGAGGTCGCCCTGGCGGAGGGGCTGCTCCCCCACGCCAATCCCGGCGACCAGACCCGAGAGCAGATGGCCGAAGTCGCGGACGTCAACGCCAGCATGGGGGTGATGCTCGAGTCGACTGCGACGGTCGACGCCCACGCCGGTCCCCGCAGGAAGGAACCGGGCCAGCGCCTGCAAACCATCCGGACCGCGGGCGAACTCGACGTGGCGTTCACGACCGGTATCCTCGTCGGGATCGGGGAGACCTGGCGCGACCGGGCCGAGAGCCTGCTCGCTATCACCGAGTTACACGAGCGCTACGATCACGTCCAGGAGGTCATCGTCCAGCCGGTGGTGAACAACGAGCGCTGGTCCGAAGGCTCGCCCGATACGGAGACCATGCGTCGCGTGACGGCGATGGCCCGCGTCGCCCTTCCCGAGGAGGTCTCCGTACAGGTGCCGCCGAACCTCGCGCCCGCTCGAGAACTGATCGACTGCGGCGTCGACGATCTGGGCGGCGTCTCGCCGGTCACCGACGACCACATCAACCCCGAGTACGCCTGGCCCGCCCTGCGCGAACTCGAGGAGATCGCCGCCTCGTCGGACCTGCCCCTGCGCGAGCGGCTTCCCGTCTACGAGCGGTTCTTCCCGCCCGCCCTGCGTCCCGACGGCTTCGACGACGTTGCGGCAAGCGGGCGCGAGTGGATCTCGCCGCCGATCCGCGAGGCGCTCTCGGCCGACGACGACGCGGGGGAGCGGTACCGGCGCGTACTCGAGTCGTCCGAAAACCGGACATTTTCGTGA
- a CDS encoding carboxylate--amine ligase: protein MDSDRPTALVLDGDYDTSLVIARELTEDLEATIVGIGTTRQSRLLRSTYCDYAAVVPPPEESTYADALLAVITESRPDIVLPVGYESASSLDAIRSDVPAGVSVCLPPSESFRTAADKRATLETGHKLGIDTPTEYTALVSDLDADGRPSVSDRLPFPVFLKARTENGAATTAPVDDAADFWSTYDRIRASAPENEVLIQEYVDGSRSTYGCGVLCFDNDVELVCTHEELRSVPRHGGSGTHLQLLDEPRFERDAIRLLRKIGWHGIALVEFKRRSDGTFVLMEINPKFWASYALASRFGYRFASTIVAEHLGLEARSLTETPETSGEMVFPLRELKYHLENLDEASLSKYVKTVFGPDAAWDVDPRDLGAWLTPPPDVAQKVTSRRSSENGIGTTATQNSNGESQSKSSSRGETYG, encoded by the coding sequence ATGGACTCGGATCGGCCGACGGCGTTGGTGCTCGATGGGGACTACGATACGTCCCTCGTCATCGCGAGGGAGCTGACGGAGGACCTCGAGGCGACGATCGTCGGGATCGGAACGACGCGACAGAGCAGGCTGTTGCGCTCGACGTACTGCGATTACGCCGCCGTCGTTCCGCCGCCGGAGGAGTCGACGTACGCGGACGCGTTGCTCGCGGTAATCACCGAATCCCGTCCGGACATCGTGCTTCCGGTGGGCTACGAGTCGGCGTCGAGTCTGGATGCGATCAGATCCGACGTACCGGCGGGCGTCTCGGTGTGTCTGCCGCCGTCGGAGTCGTTTCGGACCGCGGCCGACAAGCGCGCGACCCTCGAGACCGGCCACAAACTCGGGATCGACACGCCGACCGAGTACACGGCTCTGGTTTCGGACCTCGATGCCGACGGACGACCGTCCGTCTCGGATCGGCTCCCGTTTCCCGTGTTTCTCAAGGCGCGAACCGAAAACGGAGCGGCGACGACCGCGCCGGTAGACGATGCTGCGGACTTCTGGTCGACGTACGACCGGATTCGTGCGAGCGCACCCGAGAACGAGGTGCTCATTCAGGAGTACGTCGACGGATCACGGTCGACGTACGGCTGTGGCGTGCTGTGTTTCGACAACGACGTCGAACTCGTCTGTACGCACGAAGAGCTTCGATCCGTTCCGCGCCACGGCGGAAGTGGAACCCACCTCCAGTTGCTGGACGAACCCCGCTTCGAGCGGGATGCGATCCGGCTGCTTCGGAAGATCGGCTGGCACGGCATTGCCCTCGTCGAATTCAAGCGTCGATCCGACGGGACGTTCGTCCTGATGGAGATCAATCCGAAGTTCTGGGCGTCTTACGCGCTCGCGAGCCGGTTCGGCTACCGGTTCGCGTCGACGATCGTGGCGGAGCACCTCGGACTCGAGGCCCGGTCGCTCACCGAGACACCAGAAACGAGCGGCGAGATGGTGTTCCCGCTCCGGGAACTGAAGTATCACCTCGAGAACCTCGATGAGGCGTCGCTTTCGAAGTACGTAAAAACCGTCTTCGGACCCGACGCGGCGTGGGACGTCGATCCGCGCGATCTCGGGGCCTGGCTTACCCCGCCGCCGGACGTCGCACAGAAGGTGACGAGCCGGCGCTCGTCCGAGAACGGAATCGGGACGACAGCCACACAGAACTCGAACGGGGAATCACAGTCGAAATCCTCCTCGAGGGGGGAAACGTATGGATAA
- the serS gene encoding serine--tRNA ligase — protein sequence MLDRTHLRENPDEVRDALENRGADVDLDEIIEIDERWRELKARGDELRHERNEITQQIGQLVAEGKDEQREEAIDRSTELKGEIEGVETEADELRSELDDRMLEIPQVPHESVPLGLDERHNVEDRRWGFDDLRDLPTDVTPHYELGAEMDIIDEERAAKTTGSGFYFLKGDGARLEHALIQFMMDVHREQGYVDLFPPVPVKSASMRGTGQLPKFADDAYRLGGDNDEAYDDEDLWLCPTAEVPVTNMYANEILLGDDLPLKHQAYTPNFRREAGEHGTETRGIVRVHQFNKVELVNFVEPEESYDRLEGLLDEAEDILQRLGLPYRILELCTGDLTFASAKTYDIEVWAPGDDFEDGPEEGGRWLEVSSASNFEAFQARRAGLRYRPERHESAEYLHTLNASGLALPRVMVAILEYYQNEDGTVTIPEALRPYMGDREVLESLEKVGESALGAGERE from the coding sequence ATGCTCGACCGGACCCACCTGCGAGAGAACCCCGACGAGGTGCGCGACGCCCTCGAGAACCGGGGGGCGGACGTCGACCTCGACGAGATCATAGAGATCGACGAACGATGGCGGGAGCTGAAAGCTCGCGGCGACGAACTGCGTCACGAACGCAACGAGATCACCCAGCAGATCGGCCAACTGGTCGCTGAGGGAAAAGACGAACAGCGAGAGGAGGCTATCGACCGATCGACGGAGCTCAAAGGTGAAATCGAGGGCGTCGAAACCGAGGCCGACGAGCTTCGATCCGAACTCGACGACCGGATGCTCGAGATTCCCCAGGTGCCACACGAGAGCGTCCCGCTGGGACTCGACGAGCGCCACAACGTCGAGGACCGGCGCTGGGGGTTCGACGATCTCCGTGATCTCCCGACCGACGTGACACCTCACTACGAACTCGGTGCGGAGATGGATATCATCGACGAAGAACGCGCCGCAAAGACGACCGGATCTGGCTTTTATTTCCTGAAAGGGGACGGTGCGCGACTCGAGCACGCCCTGATCCAGTTCATGATGGACGTCCATCGCGAGCAGGGGTACGTCGACCTCTTTCCGCCGGTTCCCGTCAAGAGCGCGTCGATGCGAGGGACCGGTCAGCTCCCCAAGTTCGCTGACGACGCCTACCGGCTCGGCGGGGACAACGACGAGGCCTACGACGACGAAGATCTCTGGCTCTGTCCGACCGCGGAGGTCCCCGTCACCAACATGTACGCAAACGAGATCCTGCTCGGGGACGATCTCCCGCTCAAACACCAGGCCTACACCCCGAACTTCCGTCGCGAAGCCGGCGAACACGGTACCGAAACGCGGGGAATCGTACGCGTCCACCAGTTCAACAAGGTCGAACTGGTGAACTTCGTCGAACCCGAAGAGAGCTACGACCGACTCGAGGGACTGCTCGACGAGGCCGAGGACATTCTCCAGCGACTCGGACTTCCCTACCGCATTCTCGAACTCTGCACTGGCGATCTCACCTTCGCCTCGGCCAAGACCTACGATATCGAGGTCTGGGCCCCCGGCGACGACTTCGAGGACGGCCCCGAGGAGGGCGGCCGCTGGCTCGAGGTCTCGAGCGCCTCGAACTTCGAGGCGTTTCAGGCTCGTCGCGCCGGCCTGCGCTATCGACCCGAGCGCCACGAATCGGCCGAGTACCTCCACACCCTGAACGCCTCCGGACTCGCACTCCCCAGGGTGATGGTCGCGATTCTCGAGTACTACCAGAACGAGGACGGCACGGTGACGATTCCCGAGGCGCTCCGTCCGTACATGGGAGACAGGGAGGTTCTCGAAAGCCTCGAGAAGGTAGGCGAGAGCGCGCTGGGTGCCGGCGAGCGGGAGTAA
- a CDS encoding winged helix-turn-helix domain-containing protein, giving the protein MKLRQPTDFLILEALEDKGRNVATNLAAHTGKSRKNINTRLPVLEDYGLVDKIGPAERSGLYEISTQGKAALIYQDQYDEADDFEALIEGPSAADAPSSADAQASFVRGEENDETEDE; this is encoded by the coding sequence GTGAAGCTACGTCAACCAACTGACTTCTTGATCCTCGAGGCCCTCGAGGACAAGGGACGAAACGTCGCGACTAACCTCGCGGCCCACACCGGAAAAAGCCGCAAGAACATCAACACCAGACTTCCCGTCCTCGAAGACTACGGACTGGTCGATAAGATCGGGCCCGCGGAGCGATCCGGTCTGTACGAGATCTCCACGCAAGGAAAAGCAGCCCTCATCTACCAGGATCAGTACGATGAGGCGGACGATTTCGAGGCGCTGATCGAGGGACCGAGCGCAGCGGATGCACCCTCGAGTGCCGACGCACAGGCGAGTTTCGTCCGCGGGGAAGAAAACGACGAAACCGAAGACGAGTAG